In Luteimonas viscosa, the following proteins share a genomic window:
- a CDS encoding sensor histidine kinase, with protein MHDSDSTGRSDARAPRLLQRWRALARVDPADRRNASMLQAVLVASALFQPVSLALAWASAVGVDAMAVGMSIVNMAMLLASLALLRHGAFVAAARLFVAVTLALLTAAYFHWGLAPQAPQQLLQLVPVLIGGALLGRRAMWTTVAWLVALVVVGGWRDAAVLAHRPDSLLVLGSRMLGSIFGFVMAAFVLDQALAGLRENLALARRRGNELAAARDRLQLEMQEKERQRDQLVHAQKMEGVGRLASGVAHDFNHLLTLVLGHAARGRASTTLDDAHGALLDVQSAARRAAAVSRRLLDFSRMEDARPEVFDPAAAIEEMRPMLRQLFSAGTRLELQLQPSPGLVRFDRAQFELILLTLAANAGDAMPVGGRFQVALTAAGPDMIGISARDDGHGMDADVRERCLEPFFTTKPSGQGTGLGLAVAAGLVQAAGGSIAIDSAPGHGTNVRIALPRAGSIDAERGVPTA; from the coding sequence GTGCACGATTCCGACTCCACCGGCCGCTCCGATGCACGTGCACCCCGGCTGCTGCAACGCTGGCGTGCGCTTGCGCGGGTCGATCCGGCCGATCGCCGCAACGCATCGATGCTGCAGGCCGTGCTGGTGGCGTCCGCGCTGTTCCAGCCGGTGAGCCTGGCGCTGGCGTGGGCCAGCGCCGTCGGTGTCGACGCGATGGCGGTGGGCATGTCGATCGTCAACATGGCGATGCTGCTCGCCAGCCTGGCGTTGCTGCGCCACGGCGCCTTCGTCGCGGCGGCCCGGCTGTTCGTCGCGGTCACGCTGGCATTGCTGACCGCGGCCTATTTCCACTGGGGTCTGGCACCCCAGGCGCCGCAGCAACTGCTGCAGCTGGTGCCGGTGCTGATCGGCGGAGCGCTGCTCGGCCGCCGGGCGATGTGGACGACGGTCGCCTGGCTGGTAGCCCTGGTCGTGGTCGGGGGCTGGCGCGATGCGGCGGTGCTGGCCCACCGTCCCGACAGTCTGCTGGTGCTCGGCAGCCGCATGCTGGGCAGCATCTTCGGCTTCGTCATGGCCGCTTTCGTGCTCGACCAGGCCCTCGCCGGCCTGCGCGAGAATCTGGCGCTGGCGCGGCGCCGCGGCAACGAACTCGCCGCCGCGCGCGACCGCCTGCAACTGGAAATGCAGGAGAAGGAGCGACAGCGCGACCAGCTGGTACACGCGCAGAAGATGGAAGGCGTGGGCCGCCTGGCCAGTGGCGTGGCCCACGACTTCAACCACCTGCTCACGCTGGTGCTCGGCCATGCCGCACGCGGCCGCGCCAGCACGACCCTGGACGACGCGCACGGCGCATTGCTCGACGTGCAGTCCGCGGCACGCCGGGCCGCGGCCGTCAGTCGCCGGCTGCTGGACTTCAGCCGCATGGAGGATGCACGGCCGGAAGTCTTCGATCCCGCCGCCGCAATCGAGGAGATGCGTCCGATGCTGCGTCAGCTGTTCTCCGCAGGGACCCGCCTGGAATTGCAGTTGCAACCTTCTCCCGGCCTGGTCCGCTTCGACCGCGCTCAGTTCGAGCTGATCCTGCTCACCCTGGCCGCGAACGCCGGGGACGCCATGCCCGTGGGCGGGCGGTTCCAGGTCGCGCTGACCGCCGCCGGTCCGGACATGATCGGCATCTCGGCCCGCGATGACGGCCACGGCATGGACGCCGACGTGCGCGAGCGCTGCCTGGAGCCGTTCTTCACCACCAAGCCCAGTGGACAGGGCACCGGCCTGGGCCTTGCGGTGGCCGCGGGCCTGGTGCAGGCGGCCGGCGGCAGCATCGCCATCGACAGCGCGCCCGGCCACGGCACCAACGTGCGCATTGCCCTGCCCCGGGCGGGCTCGATCGACGCGGAGCGGGGCGTGCCGACGGCGTGA
- a CDS encoding TonB-dependent receptor plug domain-containing protein — MTSNFGLPGCRLAALSFGIACALPAMPAFAQDAASEGTQTLDRIQVTGSRITRADIEGANPVTVIDRAAIDASGKVSVSDLLRDTTFSSFGNFRPRSGSSAQAVADVDLRGIGSDRTLVLIDGRRAPYAPSTGTNADLNTIPLAAVERIEILSDGASALYGSDAIGGVVNIILRRDFEGAELRYGRGTPKVQGGDTEEASVVFGTSSDRGSLLLGASMNSRDMVFTRDQIGGDVRGGSIYGNNFYFESETEPGEEGAAGGALPGYACDDPNFWRNGANCVFDFNAIAANEASVKNKSLFARGTWQINQDWSVYTSASYSAADSFGRYAPTPGVLFVPEGTPNDPVPGDGLGAFVYHRYAAAGNRDNFVDNSVVDFNFGFNWQATERLYVDFGLRRSDASFKEIGRGYIVTPLAEAAAANGSYNLFDPFGNSEEVIKGFTATTSRDGRFDVEELYANATLDLFQMGGGSSVLAFGAEYRTEDYADIYDSLSEAGVVAGSSGNSAAGDREVYAAYAEWLFPVVDTFDFTLAARYDRYSDYGSDVSPKISARWQPLANLTFRASAGEGFRAPPLTFIYSKRAFSAEQVQDFRTCVATGFTPAQCGGDANNDNIADGPEDEDVVSYQVDSYSSGNLALESESSRQYSIGMAWDATDWLNLTLDYYNIEIEDRIRQIEFQELVNFDNAGMPLPAGTSVLRRANGSVSEINTAFANEGDLETSGLDLNLRTRFDLDAAGRLENWLQVARVLDYTVTDGETVKDRLGWVTAPDTRASLRNTWSWGELSANWNVNYIGDQQNPGTVPAFGFLAGGANTRVGSYTTHDVSASYEMPWNGTVTLGVNNAGDKYPQLVGFENRPWNFDLYDAYGRTVYFRYAQRF, encoded by the coding sequence ATGACATCCAATTTCGGGCTGCCGGGCTGCCGGTTGGCGGCGCTTTCGTTCGGCATCGCCTGCGCGCTGCCGGCGATGCCGGCGTTCGCACAGGACGCGGCGAGCGAGGGCACGCAGACCCTCGACCGTATCCAGGTCACCGGTTCGCGCATCACGCGCGCCGACATCGAAGGGGCGAACCCGGTCACCGTGATCGACCGCGCGGCCATCGACGCCAGCGGCAAGGTCTCGGTGTCGGATCTGCTGCGCGACACCACGTTCTCCTCGTTCGGCAACTTCCGGCCGCGCTCGGGCAGCTCGGCGCAGGCGGTGGCAGACGTCGACCTGCGCGGCATCGGCTCGGACCGCACCCTGGTGCTGATCGACGGCCGACGCGCCCCGTACGCGCCGTCCACCGGCACCAACGCCGACCTCAACACCATCCCGCTGGCCGCGGTCGAGCGCATCGAGATCCTGTCCGACGGCGCCTCCGCGCTGTACGGTTCGGACGCGATCGGCGGTGTGGTCAACATCATCCTGCGCCGCGACTTCGAAGGCGCCGAGCTGCGCTACGGCCGCGGTACGCCGAAGGTCCAGGGCGGCGACACCGAGGAGGCCTCGGTGGTGTTCGGCACCTCGTCCGATCGCGGCAGCCTGCTGCTCGGCGCCTCGATGAACTCGCGCGACATGGTGTTCACCCGCGACCAGATCGGCGGCGACGTCCGTGGCGGCTCGATCTACGGCAACAACTTCTACTTCGAGAGCGAGACCGAGCCGGGCGAGGAAGGCGCGGCCGGCGGCGCGTTGCCGGGCTACGCCTGCGACGACCCGAACTTCTGGCGCAACGGCGCCAACTGCGTGTTCGACTTCAACGCGATCGCCGCCAACGAGGCTTCGGTCAAGAACAAGTCGCTGTTCGCCCGCGGTACCTGGCAGATCAACCAGGACTGGTCGGTCTATACCTCGGCCAGCTACAGCGCCGCCGACAGCTTCGGCCGTTACGCGCCGACGCCCGGCGTGCTGTTCGTTCCCGAAGGCACGCCCAACGACCCGGTGCCGGGCGACGGCCTCGGCGCCTTCGTCTACCACCGCTACGCCGCGGCCGGCAACCGCGACAACTTCGTCGACAACAGCGTGGTCGACTTCAACTTCGGCTTCAACTGGCAGGCGACGGAACGGCTGTATGTCGATTTCGGCCTGCGTCGCAGCGACGCCAGCTTCAAGGAGATCGGCCGCGGCTACATCGTCACGCCGCTGGCCGAGGCCGCCGCGGCGAACGGCTCCTACAACCTGTTCGACCCGTTCGGCAATTCCGAGGAAGTGATCAAGGGATTCACCGCCACCACCAGCCGCGACGGCAGGTTCGACGTCGAGGAACTCTACGCCAATGCCACGCTCGACCTGTTCCAGATGGGCGGCGGCAGCTCCGTGCTCGCCTTCGGCGCGGAATACCGTACCGAGGACTACGCCGACATCTACGACTCGCTGTCGGAGGCGGGCGTGGTCGCCGGTTCCTCCGGCAACTCCGCCGCGGGCGATCGCGAGGTCTACGCGGCCTATGCGGAATGGCTGTTCCCGGTGGTGGACACCTTCGACTTCACCCTGGCCGCGCGCTACGACCGCTACAGCGACTACGGCAGCGATGTCTCGCCCAAGATATCGGCACGCTGGCAGCCGCTGGCCAACCTGACCTTCCGCGCCTCCGCCGGCGAAGGCTTCCGCGCACCGCCGCTGACCTTCATCTATTCCAAGCGCGCGTTCTCCGCCGAACAGGTGCAGGACTTCCGCACCTGCGTGGCGACGGGCTTCACCCCCGCGCAGTGCGGCGGCGACGCCAACAACGACAACATCGCCGACGGACCGGAGGACGAGGACGTCGTCTCCTACCAGGTCGACAGCTATTCGAGCGGCAACCTCGCGCTCGAGTCGGAGAGTTCCAGGCAGTACAGCATCGGCATGGCCTGGGACGCGACCGACTGGCTGAACCTGACGCTCGATTACTACAACATCGAGATCGAGGACCGGATCCGGCAGATCGAGTTCCAGGAACTGGTGAACTTCGACAACGCCGGCATGCCGCTGCCTGCCGGCACCTCGGTGCTGCGGCGTGCGAACGGTTCGGTGAGCGAGATCAACACCGCGTTCGCCAACGAAGGCGACCTGGAAACCAGCGGCCTGGACCTGAACCTGCGTACCCGGTTCGACCTCGACGCCGCCGGACGGCTGGAGAACTGGCTGCAGGTCGCGCGCGTGCTCGACTACACCGTCACCGACGGCGAAACGGTCAAGGACCGTCTCGGCTGGGTCACCGCGCCCGACACCCGTGCCAGCCTGCGCAACACCTGGAGCTGGGGCGAGTTGAGCGCCAACTGGAACGTCAACTACATCGGCGACCAGCAGAACCCGGGCACGGTGCCGGCCTTCGGCTTCCTGGCCGGCGGTGCCAACACGCGCGTCGGCAGCTACACCACCCATGACGTCTCGGCGAGCTACGAGATGCCCTGGAACGGTACCGTCACCCTCGGCGTGAACAACGCCGGCGACAAGTACCCGCAGCTGGTGGGCTTCGAGAACCGGCCCTGGAACTTCGATCTGTACGACGCCTACGGCCGCACGGTCTACTTCCGCTACGCGCAGAGGTTCTGA
- the thiC gene encoding phosphomethylpyrimidine synthase ThiC yields the protein MNAVPASLIQQTDHLSGSVTSPIPGSRKIFVEGSRADLRVPMREIALAQTPTLFGGEDNPPVTVYDTSGPYTDPEARIDLSLGLPALRARWIAERGDTEALPSLSSEFGRSRENNAKLDAVRFPNRLLPRRAKAGANVSQMHYARRGIVTPEMEFVAIRENQRLDAVRDAGLLVQHPGESFGASIQKFITPEFVRDEIARGRAILPNNINHPESEPMIIGRNFLTKINANIGNSAVSSGIAEEVEKLVWAIRWGGDTVMDLSTGKHIHETREWIIRNSPVPIGTVPIYQALEKVDGRAEELTWEIFRDTLVEQAEQGVDYFTIHAGVLLRYVPLTAKRVTGIVSRGGSIMAKWCLAHHRESFLYEHFEDICEIMKAYDVAFSLGDGLRPGCIADANDAAQFGELETLGELTKVAWKHDVQTMIEGPGHVPMQLIKENMDKQLRECGEAPFYTLGPLTTDIAPGYDHITSAIGAAMIGWFGTAMLCYVTPKEHLGLPNRQDVRDGIMTYKIAAHAADLAKGHPGAQVRDNALSKARFEFRWEDQFHLGLDPEKAREFHDETLPKDAHKLAHFCSMCGPHFCSMKITQDVRDYAAAQGMDEAQALRAGMEEKSAEFREQGAEVYRPG from the coding sequence ATGAACGCAGTGCCCGCCTCGCTGATCCAGCAGACCGACCATTTGTCCGGGTCGGTCACCAGCCCGATTCCCGGCTCGCGCAAGATCTTCGTCGAAGGTTCGCGCGCCGACCTGCGCGTGCCGATGCGCGAGATCGCCCTGGCCCAGACGCCGACCCTGTTCGGCGGCGAGGACAACCCGCCGGTCACGGTGTACGACACTTCGGGGCCGTATACCGATCCGGAGGCGCGCATCGACCTGTCGCTGGGGCTGCCGGCGCTGCGCGCGCGCTGGATCGCGGAGCGCGGCGACACCGAGGCCTTGCCGTCGCTGAGTTCCGAGTTCGGCCGCTCGCGCGAGAACAACGCGAAGCTCGATGCCGTGCGCTTCCCGAACCGCCTGTTGCCGCGGCGCGCGAAGGCCGGCGCCAATGTCAGCCAGATGCATTACGCCAGGCGCGGCATCGTCACGCCGGAGATGGAGTTCGTCGCCATCCGCGAGAACCAGCGCCTCGACGCGGTGCGCGATGCCGGGCTGCTGGTCCAGCATCCGGGCGAAAGCTTCGGCGCGAGCATCCAGAAATTCATCACCCCGGAGTTCGTGCGCGACGAGATCGCGCGCGGCCGCGCGATCCTGCCCAACAACATCAACCATCCCGAAAGCGAGCCGATGATCATCGGCCGCAACTTCCTGACCAAGATCAACGCCAACATCGGCAATTCGGCGGTGAGTTCCGGGATCGCCGAGGAAGTGGAGAAGCTGGTCTGGGCGATCCGCTGGGGCGGCGACACGGTGATGGACCTGTCCACCGGCAAGCACATCCACGAGACCCGCGAGTGGATCATCCGCAACTCGCCGGTGCCGATCGGCACGGTGCCGATCTACCAGGCGCTGGAAAAGGTCGACGGACGTGCCGAGGAACTGACCTGGGAGATCTTCCGCGACACCCTGGTCGAGCAGGCCGAGCAGGGCGTGGACTACTTCACCATCCACGCCGGCGTGCTGTTGCGCTACGTGCCGCTGACTGCGAAGCGCGTGACCGGCATCGTCTCGCGCGGCGGTTCGATCATGGCCAAGTGGTGCCTGGCCCACCATCGCGAGAGCTTCCTGTACGAACATTTCGAGGACATCTGCGAGATCATGAAGGCCTACGACGTGGCCTTCTCGCTGGGCGACGGCCTGCGCCCCGGCTGCATCGCGGATGCCAACGACGCCGCGCAGTTCGGCGAGCTGGAAACGCTGGGCGAGCTGACGAAGGTCGCGTGGAAGCACGATGTCCAGACCATGATCGAAGGCCCCGGCCACGTGCCGATGCAGCTGATCAAGGAGAACATGGACAAGCAGCTGCGCGAGTGCGGCGAGGCGCCGTTCTACACGCTCGGGCCGCTGACCACCGACATCGCGCCCGGTTACGACCACATCACCAGCGCCATCGGCGCGGCGATGATCGGCTGGTTCGGCACCGCGATGCTGTGCTACGTGACGCCCAAGGAGCACCTGGGCCTGCCCAACCGGCAGGACGTGCGCGACGGGATCATGACCTACAAGATCGCCGCGCATGCCGCGGACCTGGCCAAGGGCCATCCCGGCGCGCAGGTGCGCGACAACGCGTTGAGCAAGGCGCGCTTCGAGTTCCGCTGGGAAGACCAGTTCCACCTCGGCCTGGATCCGGAGAAGGCCAGGGAATTCCACGACGAGACCCTGCCCAAGGACGCGCACAAGCTGGCGCACTTCTGCAGCATGTGCGGCCCGCATTTCTGTTCGATGAAGATCACCCAGGACGTGCGCGACTACGCCGCGGCGCAGGGGATGGACGAGGCGCAGGCGTTGCGGGCCGGGATGGAGGAGAAGTCGGCCGAGTTCCGGGAACAGGGGGCGGAGGTCTACCGGCCCGGCTGA
- a CDS encoding DUF4136 domain-containing protein — protein sequence MKAFRVSTWVVGLAVALLLAGCATGPRISTEADPEADFSRYRSFGFYSPLAIEKEGYSSAASERMKAAARAQMEARGYVFTSEQPDLWLNINAYAQQRTDVSSMPTVDYAYYYSYRARGYYVVPYWRDRTDVYRYTEGTLNVDLVDAARNRLVWEGIAVGRVSRGKDPAERNARIDSTMAEIFAEYPYRAGSVPAPQ from the coding sequence ATGAAAGCGTTCCGCGTCTCGACTTGGGTGGTGGGGCTGGCGGTCGCCCTTCTGCTGGCGGGCTGTGCCACCGGTCCACGCATCAGCACCGAGGCGGATCCGGAGGCGGATTTCAGCCGCTATCGCAGCTTCGGCTTCTACTCGCCGCTGGCGATCGAGAAGGAAGGCTACAGTTCGGCGGCCAGCGAACGGATGAAGGCGGCCGCGCGCGCGCAGATGGAGGCGCGTGGCTACGTCTTCACCAGCGAACAGCCGGACCTGTGGCTCAACATCAACGCATACGCGCAACAGCGCACCGATGTGAGCTCCATGCCGACGGTGGACTACGCCTACTACTACAGCTACCGCGCGCGCGGCTACTACGTGGTGCCGTACTGGCGCGATCGTACCGACGTCTATCGCTACACCGAGGGAACGCTCAACGTCGACCTGGTCGATGCTGCGCGCAACCGCCTGGTGTGGGAGGGCATCGCGGTCGGCCGCGTCTCGCGCGGGAAGGATCCTGCGGAGCGCAACGCCCGCATCGACAGCACGATGGCCGAGATCTTCGCCGAGTATCCGTATCGCGCCGGCTCGGTGCCGGCACCGCAATAG
- a CDS encoding winged helix-turn-helix domain-containing protein, which translates to MVSRPDGGEPLRITVKAMQVLLVLVEQRGTVVARSTLLERVWPDTMPTDDVVTQAVAQLRKAFGDDRDAPRYIETIAKAGYRLIAEAQWLAEDVDPVAPALAPRAAASLPQPDHDAGEGADVPAPAAEPRRAPRIAWPILALAAAALLTVVLALSKRSVVDAAPIEEQAGPQSAAPDVAYRAITSTPGQERLPALSPDGETVAFARTGAQGEGSSLMLQSVAQVSARSLTAPGPGHSDVMPVWSRDGARIAFVRVSQGDCRVMVVAAAGGEPREAGPCLRQAYSMFDWTPDGRGIVMGGLRAPEDASAPLQRLDLASGRWQALEYGIADGDVDLMPRYSPDGRWLAFRRNLSLADLWLMPAAGGTPRRLTHLGGDIRGWDWLPDGSGLVFSHVTSEAGLYLYRLADGSIEPLPTLSTGNAVHPDLAARAWSMVFEIDQSRSGLFRVRIDGDAREPPIEPVFESSGVDMLPAVSPDGRTLAFISDRTMAVQLWLGEVGQPATLRAIEGLRPVPRHLPVWSSDGRTLLVLGKTAGGDRLFEVDVGGGVQWLDVPDAHPVFAAYTGDPDRLLVGVDGGQGRIRLVLYTRGDWREIASVDDVAVARYDATGGDIYFTRPSKVGLWRADPALREIARVSADDPTPQHYRHWGVFGGRLFYNGPGGGCATSWRPLLEAGSAGACVSRDGGAIAGSPSVDGAGEWLYLGLPMSQNIDIGWAALPQGLRVPR; encoded by the coding sequence ATGGTGTCGCGGCCGGATGGCGGCGAACCGCTGCGCATCACCGTCAAGGCGATGCAGGTACTGCTGGTGCTGGTCGAACAGCGCGGCACGGTGGTCGCGCGCAGCACCCTGCTCGAGCGCGTTTGGCCGGACACGATGCCGACCGACGACGTCGTGACCCAGGCGGTCGCGCAGTTGCGCAAGGCCTTCGGCGACGACCGCGATGCGCCGCGCTACATCGAAACCATCGCCAAGGCCGGGTACCGGCTGATCGCGGAGGCGCAGTGGCTGGCGGAAGACGTGGACCCGGTTGCACCCGCCTTGGCGCCGCGAGCCGCGGCGTCGTTGCCGCAGCCCGACCATGACGCCGGTGAAGGTGCCGACGTGCCGGCACCGGCGGCGGAGCCGCGCCGCGCACCACGGATCGCCTGGCCGATACTGGCACTGGCCGCCGCGGCCCTGCTGACGGTGGTCCTCGCGCTCTCGAAGCGCTCCGTGGTCGATGCCGCGCCGATCGAGGAGCAGGCCGGTCCGCAATCGGCCGCGCCGGACGTCGCGTACCGCGCGATCACGTCGACCCCCGGCCAGGAGCGCCTGCCGGCCCTCTCGCCGGACGGCGAGACGGTCGCCTTCGCGCGGACCGGCGCGCAGGGCGAGGGAAGCTCGCTGATGCTGCAGTCGGTCGCGCAGGTGTCTGCGCGCAGCCTGACCGCGCCCGGGCCGGGACACTCCGACGTGATGCCGGTCTGGTCGCGCGATGGCGCGCGCATCGCGTTCGTGCGCGTGTCGCAGGGCGACTGCCGGGTCATGGTGGTCGCTGCCGCCGGTGGAGAGCCGCGGGAGGCGGGTCCCTGCCTCCGGCAGGCGTATTCGATGTTCGACTGGACGCCGGACGGACGCGGGATCGTGATGGGCGGTTTGCGCGCGCCGGAGGATGCCAGCGCGCCGCTGCAGCGGCTCGACCTCGCCAGTGGCCGTTGGCAGGCGCTCGAGTACGGCATCGCCGACGGCGACGTCGACCTCATGCCCCGCTACTCGCCCGACGGACGCTGGCTGGCGTTCCGTCGCAACCTCTCGCTCGCCGACCTGTGGCTGATGCCTGCCGCGGGGGGCACGCCCCGGCGCCTGACCCACCTGGGCGGCGACATCCGCGGCTGGGACTGGCTGCCCGATGGCAGCGGACTGGTGTTCAGCCACGTCACGAGCGAAGCCGGCCTGTATCTCTACCGGCTCGCGGACGGTTCGATCGAACCGCTGCCGACGTTGTCGACCGGCAACGCGGTGCATCCGGACCTGGCCGCGCGGGCGTGGTCGATGGTGTTCGAGATCGACCAGTCGCGCAGCGGCCTGTTCCGCGTCCGCATCGACGGCGACGCGCGCGAGCCGCCGATCGAACCGGTGTTCGAATCCAGCGGCGTGGACATGCTGCCCGCGGTCTCGCCCGACGGCCGCACCCTGGCCTTCATTTCCGACCGGACGATGGCGGTCCAGCTGTGGCTGGGCGAAGTGGGGCAGCCGGCCACGCTGCGCGCGATCGAGGGGCTGCGCCCGGTCCCGCGCCACCTGCCGGTGTGGTCGTCCGATGGCCGGACCCTGCTGGTGCTGGGCAAGACCGCCGGAGGCGACCGATTGTTCGAGGTGGATGTCGGCGGCGGGGTCCAGTGGCTGGACGTTCCCGACGCCCATCCCGTGTTCGCGGCCTACACCGGCGATCCCGACCGGTTGCTGGTGGGCGTCGACGGCGGCCAGGGCCGGATCCGCCTGGTGCTCTACACGCGCGGCGACTGGCGCGAGATCGCGTCCGTGGACGACGTCGCCGTGGCCCGCTACGACGCGACCGGCGGCGACATCTACTTCACCCGGCCGTCGAAGGTCGGGCTGTGGCGCGCCGATCCCGCGTTGCGCGAGATCGCCCGGGTCTCGGCGGATGACCCGACCCCGCAACACTACCGGCACTGGGGCGTGTTCGGAGGACGGCTGTTCTACAACGGGCCGGGCGGCGGCTGCGCGACCAGCTGGCGGCCGCTGCTCGAGGCCGGGAGCGCGGGCGCCTGCGTGTCGCGCGACGGTGGCGCGATCGCCGGCTCGCCCAGCGTCGACGGCGCCGGCGAGTGGTTGTACCTGGGACTGCCGATGTCGCAGAACATCGACATCGGCTGGGCCGCCCTGCCGCAGGGCCTGCGCGTACCTCGCTGA